The region CATCGACGGGTGGTGCATTCAGCCATTCGGCTAGCGGACGAAAGCGCCGCGCCCGGCGTAAACGGCGGACGCCCCCAACTCCTCCTCGATACGCATCAGCTGGTTGTATTTCTCCACCCGCTCGCCGCGGCAAGGAGCCCCGGTCTTGAGGTGACCGGTGGCCATCGCCACCGTGAGATCGGCGATGAAGCTGTCCACCGTCTCGCCGGAGCGGTGCGAGACCATCGCCCCCCAGCCGGCCCCCCGCGCCATCTCGATGGCGGCGATCGTCTCGCTCAGCGAGCCGATCTGGTTGAGTTTTATCAGCACGGCATTGGCGGCCTTCTCCCGGATGCCGCGGGCGATGCGCTCGACGTTGGTGACGAACAGGTCGTCCCCGACCAGTTCCACCCTGTCGCCCAATTTCCGGTTGAGGAGCTGCCACCCCTCCCAGTCGTCCTCGGCCAGACCGTCCTCGATCACCACGATGGGATATTTATCGAACCAGTCTTGCCATATGGTGACCATTTCGGCCGACGTCACCTTTCGCTCTTCCGTGCGCAGGTGGTACATTCCCTCTTCGTAGATCCCGCTGACGGCCGGATCTATGGCGAGCGCAATCTGCTGACCTGGCTGGTAGCCGGCCTTCTCGATCGCCTGAAGGAGCAACTCGACGGCTGCCGCGTTGCTCTTGAGCGCCGGCGCAAATCCCCCCTCGTCGCCGACGCCGGTCGAATGCCCGCTCTCTTTCAGCACCCCTTTGAGGGCGTGGTAGACCTCGCCCCCCCAGCGCAACGCCTCGCGGAAGGTGGGGGCGCCCACCGGGGCGATCATGAATTCCTGGAAATCCGTCCCCTGCCA is a window of Geoalkalibacter sp. DNA encoding:
- the eno gene encoding phosphopyruvate hydratase; translation: MAKIIKTIGREILDSRGNPTVEVEVTLEGGACGRAAVPSGASTGVHEALELRDGDKARYGGKGTLKAVEHVNREIASAVIGLDALDQGAVDQAMLALDGTPNKGKLGANAILGVSLATARAAAAAVGLPLYRYLGGLAAKVLPVPMFNILNGGVHANWQGTDFQEFMIAPVGAPTFREALRWGGEVYHALKGVLKESGHSTGVGDEGGFAPALKSNAAAVELLLQAIEKAGYQPGQQIALAIDPAVSGIYEEGMYHLRTEERKVTSAEMVTIWQDWFDKYPIVVIEDGLAEDDWEGWQLLNRKLGDRVELVGDDLFVTNVERIARGIREKAANAVLIKLNQIGSLSETIAAIEMARGAGWGAMVSHRSGETVDSFIADLTVAMATGHLKTGAPCRGERVEKYNQLMRIEEELGASAVYAGRGAFVR